The Dehalococcoidia bacterium nucleotide sequence CCGGGTGTGGGACGACTGGCGCGAGGTGATGCAAGTAGAGCCGTACCAGGGGAAGGTAACCAAGGTCACGCGCCTCCGGCCGGGCCATGCTGACCTGGTCGGGGCCATGAAGTACGGCTTTGACGACGCCCGCAACGTGCTGGAGCGGGCGTCGGCCCGGGAGACGGCGGCGCGGGTGGCCGCGGGCGCCGTCTGCCGCCGACTGCTGGAGGAGTTCGGCATCGCCGTTCACAGCCACACAGTGGCCATCGGGCCGGTGGAGGCCCCTCCCTGCGAGGGAGAGCCGGACTGGGAGGCCGTCGAGGCATCGCCCGTGCGCTGCGCTGACCCCAGGGCGTCGGAGGAGATGGTGAAGGCTATCGACGCTGCCCGCGAGGCGGGAGACACCCTGGGCGGCATATTCGAGGTGAGGGCCCGCGGCGTCCCCATCGGCCTCGGCTCCTACGTCCACTGGGACAGGAAGCTGGACGGCCGCCTGGCCCAGGCGGTCATGAGCATCCATGCCGTCAAGGGCGTGGAGATAGGGGGCGGCTTCACGGTGGCGCGGCTGCCCGGCTCCCAGGCCCACGACGTGATCCTCCCCCCCGAGGAGTGGCGCGGGCGGCCCTGGCGTCGGGCCACCAATCGCGCCGGCGGACTGGAAGGGGGCGTCAGCAACGGCGAGGACATCGTGGTGAGGGGAGCGCTCAAGCCCATCGCCACTCTATCGGACCCGCTCCCGTCGGTAGACCTCCATACGGCCCGTGAGATTCGCGCCCACTACGAGCGCTCCGACGTCTGCACCGTCCCCGCTGCCGGCGTCATCGCCGAGGCCATGGTATGCATCGTGCTGGCCCAGGCGCTCCTGGAAAAGTTCGGCGGCGATTCCCTGGACGAGACCAAACGCAACTACGAGGCCTACCTGCGGACGGTGGGGCCCCGCGCGCCCCGCGATTAGGCCATGAGCGAACTCCCCCGACGCATATTCCTGGTGGGGCCTTCGGGTAGCGGCAAAAGCGTCGTCGCCCGACTGGTCGCCCAACGCCTAGGCTGGCAGGCATTGGACACCGACTCCCTGGTGGAGGAGGCCACAGGCCTTACGGTGCCCGAGATCTTTTCCCGCTGGGGAGAAGGGCACTTCCGCGACCTGGAATCGGATGCACTGCTTCGCGCCTGCCGTGCAGCGCCGGCGGTGATCGCCACCGGCGGCGGCGCCATCCTGAGGCCGACCAACCGGGTGGCCATGTTCGACAGCGGGCTGGTGGTCTACCTGGACGCCAGCCCGGAGGCGCTGCTGGACCGTCTGCGGCAGGGAGGACTGGGGCACCGGCCCCTCCTGCAGGGCGGCGATCCCCTGGCACGCATCTCGGCCCTGAAGGCCCAGAGGGAGGCCTACTATCGTCTGGCCGACTGCACCGTCGACACCGACGGCCTGTCGCCGTCGGAAGTGGCCGAGGCCGTGGTCAGGGCCTGGCAGTCGCTTCCCGCTGACACCTTCGAGAACAGGGAGAGGGTGTGGAAGGCCGCTTCCGAGCCGGCACCCGTGTGGCCCGGAGCCGCCTGCGCCGTGCGGACCACGGGCGGCTCCTATCCCGTCTTCGTGGAGTGGGGGTGCCTGGAGAGGCTGGGAGATATACTGGCCAGGCTGGGCCTCCATGGGCGGGCCTTCCTGGTGAGCGACGAGAACGTCTTCTCCCACCACGGCGAGGCAGCTGTGTCCTCCTTGCGGGCCAGCGGCTTCCAGCCCATCGCCCGCGCTGTGCCCCCCGGCGAGGCCACCAAGACCCTGGACACGGCCGCCTCGCTGTATGCCTGGCTGGCCGACAACAGGGCGGAGCGGGGCGAGGCCGTGATCGCCCTGGGAGGCGGCATGGTGACGGACCTGGCCGGCTTCGTGGCCGCCACCTACGCCCGCGGCCTTCCCCTGGTCCATGTGCCTACGAGCCTTCTGGCCATGGTCGATGCCGCCATCGGCGGCAAGGTAGCAGTGAACCTGCCCCAGGCCAAGAACATGGTGGGCGCCTTCTACCAGCCGCGAGCCGTCGTCTGCGACGTGGCCGTCCTGCGCACCCTTCCCGAGCGAGAACTGAGGTCGGGATGGGCCGAGGCCATCAAGCACGCCCTCATCGCCGACGGCGAGCTGCTGCAGCGCTTCGAGGCCCAGGCCGAGGCCCTGCTGGCCCTGGACGCGGCGCCAGCCACCGAGGTCATCGCCCGCAGCATCGCCATCAAGGCACAGATCGTCGGCAAGGACGAGCGAGAGGAGGCAGGCCTGCGCACCGTCCTCAACTACGGCCACACCCTGGGCCACGCCCTGGAGTCGGCCACCGAATACGTCTCCTTCCTGCACGGGGAGGCTGTAGCGGTGGGCATGATGGCCGCCGCCGAGATAGGTCGGCGCGCCGGCATCACCCCGCCGCAGCTAGTGGAGCGACAGCGGCGGCTGCTGGAGCGTTTCGGCCTGCCGACTCGCGCTCCGGGCGTGCCGGTGGCGGCAGTGCGGCGGGCCATGGCCCTGGACAAGAAGGTGCAGGGCGGCTCGCTGCGATGGGTCCTGTTGGAGGATGTGGGACGGCCCGTCATCCGCAGCGACATCCCCATGGCGGTGGTGGAAGAGGTGCTGGCATCGGTCCTGGGAGATTGAGACGCTGAACGTGCGAACTGCCCTATGGCCGAGGTGGCATCGCTGCGGGCGATAGTGCGGGGCAGGGTGCAGGGCGTCGGCTTCCGGGACTTCGTCTGGCGCCGTGCCCGCTTCCTGGGCCTCAGCGGTTACGTCCGCAACCTGCCCGACGGACGCTCGGTGGAGGTGGTGGCCGAAGGCGAGCGGCAGGCGCTGGAGCAACTGCTGGAATACCTGCGCGAGGGTCCCCGCGCCGCCCGCGTAGACGAAGTGGAGGTCCACTGGGGACAGCCCAGCGGCGGCTACCCCGACTTTGCCATCGCCCTCTGACGGCTACTTGGCTGCGGGGTCGCTCCGGCGCAACGTCAACCTTACCTCGCGGGCGTTCTCCCCGCCCTTCAGCGCTCCCACCAGCCCGAACACCGTCGAGGCTATGATCTGACGCACGAAAGGCGCCAGGGGCAGCTGACGGCCGTCCACCGTCAGCTCCACTTCGTAGCCGTCGGTCTCCTCGCCTGCCATTCTCCTGCTCAGGGAAAGCGTGGCTCTCGCGCCAGGAAGGCTGGCTCGGTACCCCACTCCTCGCCGTGGCTCCAGTCCAGCATGATGACCTCGATCTCCTCGCCAGGCTCCACTACCCGCTTCCGGGGCGGGATGGCGGTCACGGCATTGGCGTAGACCATGGACGTCAGGATGCCGGAGCCCTGCGGCCCCGTGAGGCGGGCATAGTAGCGCCCGTCGCGACGAGTGACGACGCAACGGGCGAAGAAGACGCGGTCGTCGGTGCGGGTGTCGATGCGCTCCTCGGCGATGGCCCTGACCGTGGGGCGCGACCAGTCCCGCTTGCCCATCATCTTGAATATGGCCGGCCGGCCGAACAGCTCGAAGGAGAGGAGAGCGCTGACGGGGTTGCCCGGAAGGCCCAGGTGCGGCACCCTCCGCTCGCCGCGGTAGAAGCAGCCGAAGGCCAGGGGCTTGCCGGGCTTCATGGCCACCGTCCAGAAGTCCACCTCCCCCTCGCGGGCCAGCACCTCCTTCACCACATCGTAGTAACCGCGTGAGACACCGGCGGAGGTGACCACCATGTCAGCGTCCAGCGCTCTGTCCAGCTTGGCCCGCAAGGCCCGCACCGTGTCCCTGGCGATGCCCAGGAGCCGCGGGATGCCCCCGTAACGCAGGACGAGGGCAGCCAGGCCGTGGGCATTGCTGTCGTAGATCTTGTCTTGCGGCTTGGGCCGTCCAGGCGGCACCAGCTCGTCGCCGGTGGAAATGATGGCCACCACCGGCCTCCTCACCACCCTGACGGTGGCCCGGCCCAGGGCGGCCAGCACCGCGATATCGGAAGGGCGGAGGACGGAGCCAGCCTTCAGCACCCGCTGCCCGCGAGCTATGTCTTCTCCGGCTCGGCGGATGTTGGCCCCGGGCGCCGCCTCGCGGAAAATGCGCACTCGTCGCCGCCTACGCAGACGGCGGGCGCCTTCGGGGGGAGCATCGAAAGGCTCGTCGGTGTCCTCGAAGGGCACCACAGCATCGGCGCCGGCCGGGATGGGGGCGCCGGTCATGATGCGCACTGCAGTGCCCGGCAACACCTCGCCCGGGAAGACGTAGCCAGCTGCAACCTCGCCGATCACCTCCAGCTCCACGGGACGGTCGGGAGAGGCGCCGCTGGTGTCACGGGCGCGGACGGCATAGCCGTCCATAGCCGTGTTGTCCAGGGGAGGTATATCGAAGGGGGAGTGAACGTCCTCGGCCAGCACCTGTCCCAGGGCCCGCAACAGCGGCGCTTCCTCGGGCTCGAGGACGTCCACGTAGCCGAGGATTCGGTCCAGCGCCTCTTGGATGCTGATCATAGCCCGGGCGCAACGGTGGCGTCGCCACCATTGTAGCACCGGGGGCGGGCAGCGCACCTAGCTCAGACGGACTACGAGGCAAGTGGTGGTGCGCTGGACGCCGTCCACCTGCTGGATGCCCTCGGTAACCACTCGCCCCAGCTTGTCCAGGTCGTCAGCTTCCAGGAGGGCGATGACGTCATAAGGGCCGGTGACGGCGTCCACCGCGACGACGCGGGCGTCGGCCGAGGACAGCCTCTGGACACCCTCGGCCACCCCTTTGGCCTTGCCGACAGCTGCCTCGATGAGGACGTAGGCACGCATGGCCATGGAAGGTCCCTCCCGCGGCGAGAATTCTGGTCGCCGCCATCATAGCGCCGCTGCAGGAGGTGTCAAGGCGCTCCTCCCCAGGGGCCTTGTTGACCCTAGACAGCCCTCAGCCCATACTGGGTGCCGCAATGCCCTCCCTGACCGATTCGCTGGACCAGCTGGAGCGGGAGGCGCGGGAGGCCCTGGCCGCTGTCCAGGACCTGGAGGCCCTGGACGCCTGGCGCCTGGCCTATCTGGGGCGCCGCGGCCGCCTGAGGGAGGTCACCAAGGTGCTTCCCTCGCTGCCGCCCGAGGAGCGCCGACGGGTGGGGGCAGCTGCCAACCGCGTCCTGGAGGCCCTGGAGGCCGCCTACCAGGAGCGGCGTCGGCGGCTGGAGCAGGAGGCGCTGGCGAGGAAGCTGGCCCAGGCAGCGGTGGACGTGAGCCTCCCCGGCCGGCCCGTGCCCAGGGGGCGACTCCACCCGGTCACCCAGAC carries:
- the aroC gene encoding chorismate synthase — its product is MRFLTAGESHGQALVVIIEGLPAGLPITAEYIDRDLRRRQMGYGRSRRQQIEEDHAEVIAGVRHGLTLGSPLALLIRNRVWDDWREVMQVEPYQGKVTKVTRLRPGHADLVGAMKYGFDDARNVLERASARETAARVAAGAVCRRLLEEFGIAVHSHTVAIGPVEAPPCEGEPDWEAVEASPVRCADPRASEEMVKAIDAAREAGDTLGGIFEVRARGVPIGLGSYVHWDRKLDGRLAQAVMSIHAVKGVEIGGGFTVARLPGSQAHDVILPPEEWRGRPWRRATNRAGGLEGGVSNGEDIVVRGALKPIATLSDPLPSVDLHTAREIRAHYERSDVCTVPAAGVIAEAMVCIVLAQALLEKFGGDSLDETKRNYEAYLRTVGPRAPRD
- the aroB gene encoding 3-dehydroquinate synthase, which encodes MSELPRRIFLVGPSGSGKSVVARLVAQRLGWQALDTDSLVEEATGLTVPEIFSRWGEGHFRDLESDALLRACRAAPAVIATGGGAILRPTNRVAMFDSGLVVYLDASPEALLDRLRQGGLGHRPLLQGGDPLARISALKAQREAYYRLADCTVDTDGLSPSEVAEAVVRAWQSLPADTFENRERVWKAASEPAPVWPGAACAVRTTGGSYPVFVEWGCLERLGDILARLGLHGRAFLVSDENVFSHHGEAAVSSLRASGFQPIARAVPPGEATKTLDTAASLYAWLADNRAERGEAVIALGGGMVTDLAGFVAATYARGLPLVHVPTSLLAMVDAAIGGKVAVNLPQAKNMVGAFYQPRAVVCDVAVLRTLPERELRSGWAEAIKHALIADGELLQRFEAQAEALLALDAAPATEVIARSIAIKAQIVGKDEREEAGLRTVLNYGHTLGHALESATEYVSFLHGEAVAVGMMAAAEIGRRAGITPPQLVERQRRLLERFGLPTRAPGVPVAAVRRAMALDKKVQGGSLRWVLLEDVGRPVIRSDIPMAVVEEVLASVLGD
- a CDS encoding acylphosphatase, whose protein sequence is MASLRAIVRGRVQGVGFRDFVWRRARFLGLSGYVRNLPDGRSVEVVAEGERQALEQLLEYLREGPRAARVDEVEVHWGQPSGGYPDFAIAL
- a CDS encoding molybdopterin molybdotransferase MoeA, with the translated sequence MISIQEALDRILGYVDVLEPEEAPLLRALGQVLAEDVHSPFDIPPLDNTAMDGYAVRARDTSGASPDRPVELEVIGEVAAGYVFPGEVLPGTAVRIMTGAPIPAGADAVVPFEDTDEPFDAPPEGARRLRRRRRVRIFREAAPGANIRRAGEDIARGQRVLKAGSVLRPSDIAVLAALGRATVRVVRRPVVAIISTGDELVPPGRPKPQDKIYDSNAHGLAALVLRYGGIPRLLGIARDTVRALRAKLDRALDADMVVTSAGVSRGYYDVVKEVLAREGEVDFWTVAMKPGKPLAFGCFYRGERRVPHLGLPGNPVSALLSFELFGRPAIFKMMGKRDWSRPTVRAIAEERIDTRTDDRVFFARCVVTRRDGRYYARLTGPQGSGILTSMVYANAVTAIPPRKRVVEPGEEIEVIMLDWSHGEEWGTEPAFLAREPRFP
- a CDS encoding Lrp/AsnC ligand binding domain-containing protein; the encoded protein is MAMRAYVLIEAAVGKAKGVAEGVQRLSSADARVVAVDAVTGPYDVIALLEADDLDKLGRVVTEGIQQVDGVQRTTTCLVVRLS